GAGCAATTCGGCAAAGCTTTCGAGTTCTCGGCGCACGGCCCGGATGGCCCGATCCTCGATCTCGCGGTAGCGCCGCAACACCTCGCCGCCCAGCGGCGTCACCCGCGCCCCGCCCCCGTCCTTGCCGCCGCTGTTCCGGACCACAAGATCGCCACGGAAACACCGGTTGACCAAATCGATCAACAGCCAGGCACGCCGATAGGACATCCCCAGACGTCGGGCCGCAGCGGCGATGGAACCGGCGGCGCCTACCGCCTCCAACAGATCGACCTTGCCGGGCCCCAGTTGGGTCGCGGCGCCGATCAGGATGCGGACCTTGGGCCGCGCAGATCGGGGATGGGCCATGCCATCCTTCCACATGCCTTGCCTTTTTCCATCAAACCGGCGATGAAAGCGCCATGTCACTGGATGGCGA
The sequence above is a segment of the Magnetospirillum sp. WYHS-4 genome. Coding sequences within it:
- a CDS encoding LysR family transcriptional regulator, whose amino-acid sequence is MAHPRSARPKVRILIGAATQLGPGKVDLLEAVGAAGSIAAAARRLGMSYRRAWLLIDLVNRCFRGDLVVRNSGGKDGGGARVTPLGGEVLRRYREIEDRAIRAVRRELESFAELLAEPADDRDLPPVNHDS